The DNA region TGGATCTGTAAGTGGAGCAGCTTTTGCTAGCTATGGCATAGGACGTTTAGGGATTTCTTTACCAACTAATATTAGTCCTTATAATTTGGATGGTAGTTACAATATAAATGGAACTGCATTAGGAAGTGGAAATAATACTATTGCCTCTAATTGGTTAAATCCAGTAGTTGCGTTTGATCAAAATAAACAATCTACGGAGAATAATCATTTTCAAGGAAATATTTATTTACAAGTAAAACCAATTCACGATATAGCTTTGAAAACGGTTTATGGAATGGATTATTTGAATATAGATAATTCAAGCTATACATCCTATTTATTAAATACAACAGGAGGTTCTTCTTCCGCTACACTAAATAAAAATAAGAGGTGGGTATGGACTTCAACAGGTGAGTATAGTCATATATTTGGAGGAAAACATGATCTAGATTTCCTTGTAGGAACGGAACAACAATATACATACTATTACGGATTTGGCTTATCTAGGTCTGCCGCGACAGATGACTATTATACGAATATAAATGGAGGTTACGGTACAAATGCCTCAACTAATACAGATGGAAATAGAGGTGAAAATTATTTAGTATCTATCTTTTCGCGACTCGCTTATACCTATGATAAAAAATATATTTTAGGTGCTTCTTATAGGAGAGATGGATACTCCGCATTTGCACCGGGGAAAAAATATGGTAATTTTTGGAGTGCTTCTGTTGCATACGATATTACGAAAGAAAATTTTTGGCATACTGCTGGATTAGACAAGGTATTTGGAAATTTTCGTATTAGAAGTAGCTATGGGACTGTTGGTAATGTCTCAGGGATAGGCAATTATGCGTCAGCATCGCTATATTCTTCAACCCTGTATAATACAAATGCTGCACTTGTATTTAATCAAGCAGGAAATCCAAACCTAACATGGGAGACAAGTAAGAAATTTGATGTGGGATTAGAATTTAGTTTATTTGACAATGTATTGAGTACCGAGTTGAGTTATTACAATAATAATGTTGATGGTCTTATTCTTAATCTAACACAGTCAGCATCTACAGGATTACCCAATTCAATTCCTACTAATGTTGGTTCCTTATATAATCGTGGTTTAGAAGCTTCTTTTAATGTTGCTCCTAAAATGTCAGGTCCATTTACTTGGCATACCAATTTCAATTTTACTTATAATAAAAATATGGTTACAAGTTTGGATCCTAGCCTTACTTCTATAACAGTTTCAACTTCGAGTTTGGAAACGGACAATATTATTAAAGAAGGTTATGCTCTAGGTATGCTTTATCTTATACCAACAGACGGCGTGGATCCTGCCACAGGTTTAAGAATATTTTTAGATCCAGATGGGAAGAAAATGACTTACAATTTTTTGACTAAACAATATTTATATGCCGATGGAACAGCAGGAACAGCTCCTACTAGAGTCATGTCAAAAAATACAATGCCAAAATTTTATGGGGGATGGACCAATAATTTTAGGTATGGAAATTTTGATTTGAATGTTTTAGTTACTTATCAATTAGGCTTTTATGTTTACAATGGATCTAGGGCGACTGGTTTAGATAATAGATCCGCTTGGAATAATATTGAAGAAGTAATGAATAGATGGCAAAAGGCTGGAGATATAACAGTTATCCCTAAAGTTGTAGCTGGGGACAATGTTTCTAATGGTTCTGCGAATCCGATTACACAATGGGCGGAGAAAGGTGATTTTGCGAAATTAAAAAATGTGAGTCTTGGTTACAATTTTAATAATGCGATATTTCATAAAATAGGAATTTCTAATGCTAGATTTTATGTTTCTGCACAGAATTTGGCTATAGTAACAGGTTATACTGGCCCAGATCCAGAAGTTTCATCAAATGGAAACGGGACAGGGAATCAAGGTATTGACAAGAATTCTGTTCCCAATGCTAGAACATATACTGTTGGTTTGAATATCGGTTTTTAAAAGAATAAATATATAAATTATGAGTAAGAATAAACTATCAAAATATATCCTTTCTTTACTGGTGTTGTCTACTATTATAGTGTCATGTAGTAAAGAGAAATTAAATCCTGTTATTAGTACCTCTTTGTCCGATGCAGTTGTATTTAGTACTTCTGAAAGAATTGGGAGTCAGCTAGATGGGTTATATACATCTATAAAAAGTGGTTATGTATTAGGTGGGAGATATGAAATTTATAATGAAGTGAGAGGACGAAATTTTATAAATAGAACACAGAATTCCGTAACTGCATATCAAGTTTGGAATTTTGATGTTCCGGGTTCTGATTCTTATTTACAATATTTGTGGTCTTATAGTTACTTAGCCATTAATCGTGTCAATTTATTTATTGAAGGAATGACATCAACTGGCAATAGTGTCGTTGGTGACTCATTAGCAAAACAATATGATGGAGAAGCTAAATTCGTTCGTGCAGTAGCGTACTATAATTTATTACAACTCTTTTGTAGACCTTATGCAGATGGTAATGGATCTAAACTTGGATTGCCATTGAGATTAACGGGAATTACAGGTAGTGGTTCTAGTGATATTGCAAGAAGTACAGTAGCAGAAACTTATGCACAGATTTTATCTGATTTAAATACTGCAGAGTCGGAATTGCCATTGACATACAGTACGGATGCTAATAATACAACAAGAGCGCATAGAAATACTGCAATTGCATTTAAGGTAAGAGTATATTTAAGTATGCAAGATTATAGTAACGTAATTACAGAAGCTAATAAAATTGTTTCTTCAAGTTCTCCTTTCAGTGCTTCAACTGGTGTTGGATTTGCTTTGCAAAATAGCATTGCAAGTGTTTATAATTCAGCAACGACTAAGGAGAATATTTTATCCATGCCTTTTCAAGGAACCAATGAAACTCCGGGTGGTCAAAATCAACTTGGCTATTATTTCAATTATGGAAATCTTGAATTTTATTTAAATAAAGATGGGATTTTGGCGGATGATTTTTTTACAGCTTCTGATAGTAGACGCCAGTTTATTAGTACGCAAACAATTGGTTCGATTACCTACCCGAAACTCACCAAATATACGGAACTTACTAACTATACTGATTGGGTTCCATATATGAGATATTCTGAAACTTTGTTATCATTATCTGAAGCAATTACTAGAAATTCTAATACCATAGATTCTAGGGCTGTAGCTTTACTTAATGCAGTACATAATAGGTCCAATTCTAATGTAACATTAACAACCTCTAATTTTTCAAGTGTAACAGATTTGCTTTCGACAATACTGAAAGAAAGAGAAATTGAGTTCTTAGGAGAAGGCTTGTACGGTACGGATATAAGCCGGTTGATGATGACATATCCAGCTAAAGGTAGTGTCACTGCAGTTCCTTATTCGGATTCAAGATATATCTTTCCTGCGCCTAATAATGAAACTTTGTATAATACGCTTTGGACAAATGATTAATGTGGTTTACCTCCAAAAAAATCTATTTTACCGAATAATTGTTTAGGATTATATTCTTATCAATAATTTTAGACAACTAAACAACACTAGAGAAATGAAATTTCTTTTTTTAACCTTCTGTAGCTTTTTAATTAATTGTATTGTAGTTGGGCAGCATACTTTAAAAAAAGAGGTAATTGTTGATACTGCTAATTTAGCTTCTAAAATTAAATCAGTAATTCCAGAATTTACAACAGATATTTCAGCTAATATTCCAAAGCCTACAATCGCAAAGCATAAACAGACAATTGGAGGTAAGGAAATAAATTATACCACTACTACAGGCTATATTCAATTAACAAAGGAAGATGGAACTGCAACTGGTAATGTTTTTTTCGTTGCATACACAAAAGATGATGAGAGTAAAAAAACGAGGCCTTTAACTTTTGCTTTTAATGGAGGTCCTGGTAGTGCATCCGTCTGGGTACACATGGGATTTATGGGACCCAAACGCCCGATTTTGGATGATTTTGGAAATGCTAAAAATCCACCCTATGGATATGTGGATAATCCAGACTCATGGCTAGATCAAACCGATTTAATATTTATAGATCCTGTATCAACGGGTTATAGTCGGGCAGTTAAAGGTCAAGATGCCAATCAGTTTCATGGTTATGAAGAAGATGTTTCCTCTGTTGGTGATTTTATTAGGTTATATGTCACCAAGTATGAGCGATGGTCGTCTCCAAAATTTATCATGGGTGAAAGTTATGGTACTCCTAGGGCTGCTGGTCTTTCTTCCTATCTCCAAGATAAGTATGGAATGTATTTTAATGGGATAATTTTATTGTCCTCAATTTTGAATATGGAGACTGCAAGATTTGATATTGGTAATGATCTTCCTTATCCATTATTTTTACCTACTTATGCAAGTTCTGCATGGTATCATAAAAAATTAAGTGTAAATCAATTAAATAAAAGTCTAAGCACTTTTATGGATGAGGTTAAAAAGTTTGATGTTGAGGTGTATGAACCAGCATTGATGAAAGGAAGTGATCTGTCAAAATCCGAAATGGATAATGTTGCAACTCAGTTGAGTAATTACACCGGATTGTCTAAGGACTATATCATAGAAACCAATTTGCGTATCAATATCATGCGCTTTTGTAAAGAATTAACTCGAAAGGATGGTTACACGATTGGCCGTTTAGATAGCAGATACAAAGGTTATGATTTGGATGACGCTGGCGAAAGATTTGAATATGATCCAACAGGAACTACCGTTGGCGCATTTGCAGCTTCTTGGAATGATTATGTTCGATCTGATTTGAAGTATAAAAATGAATTACCCTATAATATTTCAGGACCGGTACATCCTTGGAACTATAATAATGTTCAAAATAAATATTTGAATACAGCAGAATATCTAAGACAAGCAATGACTAAAAATCCTCATTTGAAGGTTTGGGTTATATGTGGTTACTACGATTTAGCTACCCCATTTTATGCCGCGGAATATACATTTAAACATATGAATTTACGTCCTGAATTACAAGAAAATTTACATTTTACATACTATGAAGCAGGACATATGGTTTATATGCACTATCCATCTATGAAGCAGTTTAAACAAGATGCAATAAAAATGTATAATACGTCTAAATAGTATTGTCGTTAAAATGATCTAAGTAATTTATTTACACATATTTTTCTTTATACAAATGAAAAGAAAGCAATTTTCTGGAATATTATTTCTGAGTCTCATGTCTATTGGACATATAAAGGCTCAACAAATATATCCTCCAACTTATCCAATTAATGGAGTTTCTGACAAGTGGGTCAATTGTTATGCCTTTACAAATGCGACCATAGTTACTGATGCACAACATAAAATTAATAATGGAACGCTCGTAATAAGAAAGGGTAAAATTGAAGGAGTAGGATCCTCTGTAAGCATACCCAAAGATGCTGTTGTGATTGATTGTAATGGTAAATTTATTTACCCCTCTATGATTGATATTTATAGTGATTATGGCATCCCTAAAGCACAACAAAGTGGAGGTCGTGGTATGGATTTTAGAGCGCCTTCACAAATAGAATCAAATGAAAAAGGCGCTTTTGGGTGGAACCAAGCTATCAGGACGGATGTAGATGCCTCAACAATATTTGTATCGGATGATGCGAGTGCCTCCAAACTTCGAAATGTTGGATTCGGAA from Rhizosphaericola mali includes:
- a CDS encoding SusC/RagA family TonB-linked outer membrane protein, with translation MLLLFLFGCFTNINGQQSKTVTGVVLNEKNEPLEGVTVASGKRSTTTSEDGHFQLTLPLSSTKIVFHLVGFDSKNLEIQPEMKVIMTTVKSDVSEIVVVGYGTQKKSTIAGSISSIKGSVIEDQPVTSFDAALTGQAPGVQITSANGVVNNPPVFRIRGTNSISLSSYPLIVIDGVPTFTAENSMSNTDAANNPLSSVNMDDIESINVLKDAAATAIYGSRAANGVVLITTKRGKLGNAKVNYDVWAGIVKPYRMWQAVSGQQMMEIKNEALENAGQADAFFPSYDASGNVISTNWNDYLYRTGYSNNHTVSVSGGTEKTKYYISAGYSNQAGIIRKNGFERKNVRFNLDHRASRILSLGINGSYSNENNTAALSSGSVSGAAFASYGIGRLGISLPTNISPYNLDGSYNINGTALGSGNNTIASNWLNPVVAFDQNKQSTENNHFQGNIYLQVKPIHDIALKTVYGMDYLNIDNSSYTSYLLNTTGGSSSATLNKNKRWVWTSTGEYSHIFGGKHDLDFLVGTEQQYTYYYGFGLSRSAATDDYYTNINGGYGTNASTNTDGNRGENYLVSIFSRLAYTYDKKYILGASYRRDGYSAFAPGKKYGNFWSASVAYDITKENFWHTAGLDKVFGNFRIRSSYGTVGNVSGIGNYASASLYSSTLYNTNAALVFNQAGNPNLTWETSKKFDVGLEFSLFDNVLSTELSYYNNNVDGLILNLTQSASTGLPNSIPTNVGSLYNRGLEASFNVAPKMSGPFTWHTNFNFTYNKNMVTSLDPSLTSITVSTSSLETDNIIKEGYALGMLYLIPTDGVDPATGLRIFLDPDGKKMTYNFLTKQYLYADGTAGTAPTRVMSKNTMPKFYGGWTNNFRYGNFDLNVLVTYQLGFYVYNGSRATGLDNRSAWNNIEEVMNRWQKAGDITVIPKVVAGDNVSNGSANPITQWAEKGDFAKLKNVSLGYNFNNAIFHKIGISNARFYVSAQNLAIVTGYTGPDPEVSSNGNGTGNQGIDKNSVPNARTYTVGLNIGF
- a CDS encoding RagB/SusD family nutrient uptake outer membrane protein, producing the protein MSKNKLSKYILSLLVLSTIIVSCSKEKLNPVISTSLSDAVVFSTSERIGSQLDGLYTSIKSGYVLGGRYEIYNEVRGRNFINRTQNSVTAYQVWNFDVPGSDSYLQYLWSYSYLAINRVNLFIEGMTSTGNSVVGDSLAKQYDGEAKFVRAVAYYNLLQLFCRPYADGNGSKLGLPLRLTGITGSGSSDIARSTVAETYAQILSDLNTAESELPLTYSTDANNTTRAHRNTAIAFKVRVYLSMQDYSNVITEANKIVSSSSPFSASTGVGFALQNSIASVYNSATTKENILSMPFQGTNETPGGQNQLGYYFNYGNLEFYLNKDGILADDFFTASDSRRQFISTQTIGSITYPKLTKYTELTNYTDWVPYMRYSETLLSLSEAITRNSNTIDSRAVALLNAVHNRSNSNVTLTTSNFSSVTDLLSTILKEREIEFLGEGLYGTDISRLMMTYPAKGSVTAVPYSDSRYIFPAPNNETLYNTLWTND
- a CDS encoding S10 family peptidase → MKFLFLTFCSFLINCIVVGQHTLKKEVIVDTANLASKIKSVIPEFTTDISANIPKPTIAKHKQTIGGKEINYTTTTGYIQLTKEDGTATGNVFFVAYTKDDESKKTRPLTFAFNGGPGSASVWVHMGFMGPKRPILDDFGNAKNPPYGYVDNPDSWLDQTDLIFIDPVSTGYSRAVKGQDANQFHGYEEDVSSVGDFIRLYVTKYERWSSPKFIMGESYGTPRAAGLSSYLQDKYGMYFNGIILLSSILNMETARFDIGNDLPYPLFLPTYASSAWYHKKLSVNQLNKSLSTFMDEVKKFDVEVYEPALMKGSDLSKSEMDNVATQLSNYTGLSKDYIIETNLRINIMRFCKELTRKDGYTIGRLDSRYKGYDLDDAGERFEYDPTGTTVGAFAASWNDYVRSDLKYKNELPYNISGPVHPWNYNNVQNKYLNTAEYLRQAMTKNPHLKVWVICGYYDLATPFYAAEYTFKHMNLRPELQENLHFTYYEAGHMVYMHYPSMKQFKQDAIKMYNTSK